A window of Clostridium novyi genomic DNA:
GACTTGGAAATATCATATTTATTTTTAAATCTTTTATTTTATCTAATGCAGATAAAACAAACTTCTTAAATGGTGACATTATACAGTTAAAATAATACTGAAATTCTCTTACATATTCTGCATTATCTAAATCACTTTCAATACATCCATTTAACATACAATAATGTGCTCCAGTAATATCACAAGTAAATAATATACTTTGTTCAGGAATATATGTAATCATAGTATCTGGCCAATGTAAATTAGGTACTGAAATAAACTTTAATGTATTACTTCCAGTATTTAATTCTTTAATTTCATTTATATTTTTGCCTTTAAAATCTTTATTAACAATTTCTTTTAGATAATTTAATGTAGCAATAGTTCCTATAACTGTAGCATGAGGATATTCTTCTATAAACTTAATAACTGATCCACTATGATCTAATTCTGTATGTTGAACTACTATATAGTCCACTTTTTTATTTCCTATAATTTGTTTTATACTTTCAATAGACTTGTTCCAAAACCCGTCCTTAACACTATCTATTATAACTACTTTTTCATCATTAATAAGATAAGAATTATATGTAGTTCCTTTTTCAGTTTCCATTATAATATCAAAAACTTTAAGATTAGGATCTTTAACTCCAACCCAATATATATTATCTTTTAATTTAATAGCGCTCATAACTCTTTCCCTCCTTTAAATGAAATTTTATATACTATATATAAGCGTTAATTAAAAACATGTTTAAAATCCATTTTTATGAGTGCTATACAAGATAATTTGCTATATATTTTTGTATTAATATGTTATATATCTTATTATTTTATTAGATGAACTATAATTTATAGTTTAACTGCACTCATTTATATCTTTTCCTATACTATCTAGTTTATCCATGATTATATTTTATCTTTTGTAAAACCTAAACACATGTTAAACTTTATAATTTAGCTTTTCTTAATAAAGCATCGCAATTAAACTATTATGTTGTTGTTATAAAAGTTTATATAATTTTACATTTAAAATTTACATATAATTGAAAAGTCATCAGACTTTTCTAAAAACTTTACATGCTTTAAAATAACTTCATAGAAATATATTAAAATAAATTCTTTAATTTATATTTCTATATAATTAATATACCAAAGTATCAAAAGGATGCATCTGTACATATATATCATATGCTTCTCTTGCTTCCTTCTGAGAAATCTTACCTTCCTTTAAATTTCTATAAAGCATATATAGTTTAACATTAAGCTCGGGGTTAATAGTAGCTGCTTCTTTCATTTTTTTATATATAATCTGTTCTAGTGAATCTTTTGTATCTATTTTAGCCATTTCAGAAATTCTTTCTGATAACTGACTAATTCTAAATTTAA
This region includes:
- a CDS encoding FprA family A-type flavoprotein, encoding MSAIKLKDNIYWVGVKDPNLKVFDIIMETEKGTTYNSYLINDEKVVIIDSVKDGFWNKSIESIKQIIGNKKVDYIVVQHTELDHSGSVIKFIEEYPHATVIGTIATLNYLKEIVNKDFKGKNINEIKELNTGSNTLKFISVPNLHWPDTMITYIPEQSILFTCDITGAHYCMLNGCIESDLDNAEYVREFQYYFNCIMSPFKKFVLSALDKIKDLKINMIFPSHGPIHKDKNVQKVLEFYRLMATENVMENNVQILYASAYHNTENMAKYMCEKLNAKGVNTQIHEITEVGIDKAVELINNSSGFIIGSPTMNQDAVEPVWRVLTSTCVIPNKGKVSAAFGSYGWSGEAVPMITERLKSMKLKVVEDGFRFKFVPSNKDYKNADEFIEKFISLI